The following are from one region of the Melaminivora suipulveris genome:
- a CDS encoding glycoside hydrolase family 15 protein, with protein sequence MPPYVPLRDYAPIGDGRTVALLRGDATVDWLPIARHDSEPVFARLLDAEGGGFIALRPTEPFKTRRAYVPGTNVLQTTFCTARGSARLTDALVTGFAGRLSWVELVRRVEGLEGEVPFAWQVEPGTRLATASPWTEDSLHGSLLSSDGVVISVRGCAHGSERRGPRDVRGRFTARAGSRHVLVVAGAEDGPVHVPVPELSDEGLDRTIQAWQRWSCDFRYDGPWAPAVQRSALMLKLLMHEPTGAIAAAATTSLPENLEGGKNWDYRFGWIRDAAFTVEALIRFGLREEPHAAVAWLLRAIKRHGPRLHIFYALDGSLPGGVHERSVPGWRGVGPVVAGNRANDQMQFGIFGDLMKLMRVYVQAGNLLDADSAQLLRTLADEALGLWRQEDSGIWELPEARHYTSSKMGCWQALTEAARLHELGAIDGPAAQWRAEAEVIRAWVHQHCWSQQLGSYTAWAGSDSLDASVLLHAASGFDCGPRMAGTIRALQRGLARGPLMYRYSGMEREEGCFVACSFWLAAALALTGQVEEATALMEQMLAQANDVGVYAEMIDPQDDSFLGNLPQGLSHLALINAALTIAQCRKGKRESRPDTGS encoded by the coding sequence GTGCCGCCCTACGTCCCATTGCGCGATTACGCGCCCATCGGCGATGGGCGCACCGTCGCGCTGCTGCGCGGCGACGCCACGGTGGACTGGCTGCCGATCGCCCGGCACGACTCAGAGCCGGTGTTCGCCCGGCTGTTGGACGCCGAAGGCGGAGGCTTCATCGCGCTGCGGCCGACGGAACCGTTCAAGACCCGGCGCGCCTACGTGCCTGGCACCAACGTGTTGCAGACCACTTTTTGCACCGCCCGGGGCAGCGCGCGCCTGACCGACGCGCTGGTGACGGGGTTTGCCGGGCGCCTGTCCTGGGTGGAGCTGGTGCGCCGCGTCGAGGGACTGGAAGGCGAAGTACCGTTTGCCTGGCAAGTCGAGCCCGGCACGCGGCTGGCGACGGCTTCGCCCTGGACTGAGGACAGCCTGCACGGCAGCCTGCTGAGCAGCGATGGCGTGGTGATTTCGGTGCGTGGCTGCGCGCATGGGAGCGAGCGGCGCGGACCGCGCGATGTCCGTGGCCGCTTCACCGCGCGCGCCGGCTCGCGCCACGTGCTGGTCGTCGCCGGCGCCGAGGATGGCCCGGTGCACGTGCCCGTGCCTGAACTCAGCGACGAGGGGCTGGACCGCACCATCCAGGCCTGGCAGCGCTGGTCATGCGACTTCCGCTACGACGGCCCCTGGGCACCGGCCGTGCAGCGCAGCGCGCTGATGCTCAAACTGCTGATGCACGAACCCACCGGCGCGATAGCGGCCGCCGCCACCACCTCGCTGCCGGAGAACCTGGAAGGCGGCAAGAACTGGGACTACCGCTTCGGCTGGATCCGCGACGCGGCCTTCACCGTGGAGGCGCTGATCCGCTTCGGCCTGCGCGAGGAGCCGCACGCGGCCGTGGCCTGGCTGCTGCGCGCCATCAAGCGCCACGGCCCGCGCCTGCACATCTTCTATGCGCTGGACGGCAGCCTGCCCGGCGGCGTGCACGAGCGCTCCGTGCCCGGCTGGCGCGGCGTGGGTCCGGTGGTGGCCGGCAACCGGGCCAACGACCAGATGCAGTTCGGCATCTTTGGCGATCTGATGAAACTCATGCGCGTGTACGTGCAGGCCGGCAACCTGCTCGACGCGGACAGCGCGCAGCTGCTGCGCACCCTAGCCGATGAGGCGCTGGGCCTGTGGCGCCAGGAAGACTCGGGCATCTGGGAGCTGCCCGAGGCGCGGCATTACACGTCGTCGAAGATGGGCTGCTGGCAGGCGCTGACCGAGGCTGCGCGCCTGCACGAGTTGGGCGCCATCGACGGGCCGGCGGCGCAATGGCGCGCCGAGGCCGAGGTGATCCGTGCCTGGGTGCACCAGCACTGCTGGTCGCAGCAGCTCGGCAGCTACACCGCCTGGGCCGGCAGCGATTCGCTCGACGCCTCGGTGCTGCTGCACGCGGCCAGCGGCTTCGACTGCGGCCCACGCATGGCCGGCACCATCCGCGCGCTTCAGCGCGGGCTGGCGCGCGGGCCGCTGATGTACCGCTACTCGGGCATGGAGCGTGAGGAAGGTTGCTTCGTCGCCTGTTCGTTCTGGCTGGCCGCAGCGCTGGCGCTGACCGGGCAGGTAGAGGAAGCTACCGCGCTCATGGAACAGATGCTGGCTCAGGCCAACGACGTGGGCGTGTACGCGGAGATGATCGATCCGCAGGACGACAGCTTCCTGGGCAACCTGCCGCAGGGCCTCAGTCACCTGGCGCTGATCAACGCGGCGCTGACCATCGCGCAATGCCGCAAGGGCAAACGGGAATCGCGGCCAGACACCGGCTCTTGA
- a CDS encoding SDR family oxidoreductase, protein MAHNQYTLRDPRSLYPSITPPEQRQQEPGIQARMQPVPDLGEKTYEGRDRLPGRKALITGGDSGIGGAVAIAFAREGADVAITYLPDEEEDAQHIVELIKKAGRKAVAIPGDLTDRDFCRELVQRAVQELGGLDILVNNAGRQIVAHRIEDLSDEQFERTLKTNVFGMFWVTKEAVPHMPPGASIICTASLEVYRQLPYLLDYATTKGAINTFTKGLSQQLGPRGIRVNAVAPGPTWTALQVSDGFPTDELPEYGKDTLLGRAGQPAELAPAYVFLASAESSFVMGETLNVNGGTPTP, encoded by the coding sequence ATGGCCCACAACCAGTACACCTTGCGCGACCCGCGCAGCCTCTACCCCTCCATCACCCCGCCCGAGCAGCGCCAGCAAGAGCCCGGCATCCAGGCGCGCATGCAGCCCGTGCCAGACCTGGGCGAGAAGACCTATGAAGGCCGCGACCGCCTGCCGGGCCGCAAGGCGCTGATCACCGGCGGCGACTCGGGCATCGGCGGCGCCGTGGCCATCGCCTTTGCGCGCGAGGGCGCGGACGTGGCCATCACCTACCTGCCCGACGAAGAGGAAGACGCGCAGCACATCGTCGAGTTGATCAAGAAAGCCGGGCGCAAGGCAGTGGCCATTCCCGGAGATCTGACGGACCGCGACTTCTGCCGCGAACTGGTCCAGCGCGCCGTGCAGGAGCTGGGCGGCCTGGACATCCTGGTCAACAACGCCGGCCGGCAGATCGTCGCCCACCGCATCGAGGACCTGAGCGACGAGCAGTTCGAGCGCACGCTCAAGACCAACGTCTTCGGCATGTTCTGGGTCACGAAGGAAGCCGTGCCGCACATGCCGCCGGGCGCCAGCATCATCTGCACCGCGTCGCTGGAGGTGTACCGCCAGCTGCCCTACCTGCTGGACTACGCCACCACCAAAGGGGCGATCAACACCTTCACCAAAGGCTTGTCGCAGCAGCTGGGCCCGCGCGGCATCCGCGTGAATGCCGTGGCGCCTGGGCCGACCTGGACGGCGCTGCAGGTCAGCGACGGCTTTCCCACCGACGAGTTGCCCGAGTACGGCAAGGACACGCTGCTGGGCCGCGCCGGCCAGCCGGCCGAGCTGGCGCCGGCGTATGTGTTCCTCGCGTCTGCCGAATCCAGCTTCGTCATGGGCGAGACGCTGAACGTCAACGGCGGCACGCCCACCCCTTGA
- a CDS encoding SDR family NAD(P)-dependent oxidoreductase — protein sequence MGRMDLGLKNKLALVSGADSGIGFHTTLRLLREGATVVMTDQYPNRLDCAIEQAREVSRQVHAFVADLTRPRDVQRLHQRVCAEVGHIDILVQCAGITGATGPFHESTDEGWSHTIETNLLGPVRLVRAFLASLRRGGWGRIVLIASEDAVQPYDEELPYCASKAGILSFGKGLSRSYAQDGLLVNCVSPAFIHTPMTDAMMDKRAAERGTSVDEAIASFLQEERPYMELGRRGRPEEVANVIAFLCSEAASFVNGANYRVDSGSVATM from the coding sequence ATGGGCCGCATGGACCTCGGCCTCAAGAACAAACTTGCCCTGGTGTCGGGTGCGGACTCCGGCATCGGTTTTCACACCACGCTGCGCCTGCTGCGCGAGGGGGCCACCGTGGTCATGACCGATCAATATCCCAACCGCCTGGACTGCGCCATCGAGCAGGCACGCGAGGTCTCGCGGCAGGTGCATGCCTTCGTGGCCGACCTGACCCGGCCGCGGGACGTGCAGCGCCTGCACCAGCGCGTGTGCGCCGAGGTCGGCCACATCGACATCCTGGTGCAGTGCGCCGGCATCACCGGCGCCACCGGGCCGTTCCACGAGAGCACCGACGAAGGCTGGTCGCACACCATCGAGACCAACCTGTTGGGCCCCGTGCGCCTGGTGCGCGCCTTCCTGGCGTCGCTGCGCCGCGGCGGCTGGGGGCGCATCGTGCTGATCGCCTCCGAGGACGCCGTGCAGCCCTACGACGAGGAGCTGCCGTATTGCGCCTCCAAGGCCGGCATCCTGTCGTTTGGCAAGGGCCTGTCGCGCTCTTATGCGCAGGACGGCCTGCTGGTCAACTGCGTGTCGCCGGCCTTCATCCACACGCCCATGACCGACGCCATGATGGACAAGCGGGCTGCCGAGCGCGGCACGTCCGTGGATGAGGCCATAGCGAGCTTCTTGCAGGAAGAGCGCCCCTACATGGAGCTGGGCCGCCGCGGGCGCCCCGAGGAGGTGGCCAACGTGATTGCCTTCCTGTGCTCCGAGGCGGCCAGCTTCGTGAACGGCGCCAACTACCGCGTCGATTCCGGCTCGGTCGCGACGATGTGA
- a CDS encoding alpha/beta hydrolase fold domain-containing protein, protein MSNHDPAVPPLFGSSSISRQQIVQRILAHPLGEQAAEQRRNFARLMLGGVAEHGRARRRELHWAGQDGSIVYFHGGGYAFGSPQTHARLGQALARRTGLQVLLPAYPLAPEQRWPAQLDAALDAVQTLAQQPGAGPIVLAGDSAGGHLALVTALELARRGQALAGLLLFSPNTDRSGLSDTRQRSQAEDPMVDEAGDRRLARQCLGDLPDRHPQASPVLDDLTLLPPLYIEAGAGEVLLGDSLILAQRARGAGRAVTLHVQPDGLHMGQLWAPWWPVAQASLMRAQAFCRSVVALAASESPDSPAPLA, encoded by the coding sequence GTGAGCAACCACGACCCAGCCGTGCCCCCACTTTTCGGCAGCAGTTCCATCAGCCGCCAGCAGATCGTGCAGCGCATCCTGGCGCATCCGCTGGGCGAGCAGGCCGCCGAGCAGCGCCGCAACTTCGCGCGCCTGATGCTGGGCGGCGTTGCCGAGCACGGGCGCGCGCGCCGGCGCGAGCTGCACTGGGCGGGTCAGGACGGCAGCATCGTGTACTTCCACGGCGGCGGCTATGCGTTCGGCTCGCCCCAGACGCACGCGCGCCTTGGCCAAGCCCTGGCTCGGCGCACGGGCCTGCAGGTGCTGCTGCCGGCCTATCCGCTGGCCCCCGAGCAGCGCTGGCCCGCGCAGCTGGACGCCGCGCTGGATGCCGTGCAGACCCTGGCGCAGCAGCCCGGCGCCGGGCCCATCGTGCTGGCGGGCGACTCGGCCGGCGGCCATCTGGCGCTGGTGACGGCGCTGGAACTGGCGCGGCGCGGGCAGGCGCTGGCCGGTTTGCTGCTCTTCTCGCCCAACACCGACCGCAGCGGCCTGTCCGACACGCGCCAGCGCTCGCAGGCCGAGGACCCCATGGTCGATGAGGCGGGCGATCGGCGGCTGGCGCGCCAGTGTCTGGGCGACCTCCCAGACCGCCACCCCCAGGCCTCTCCCGTGCTGGACGATCTGACGCTGCTGCCGCCCCTGTACATCGAGGCCGGCGCTGGCGAGGTGCTGCTCGGCGACAGCCTGATCCTGGCGCAGCGTGCCCGTGGTGCCGGCCGGGCGGTGACCCTGCACGTGCAGCCCGATGGTCTGCACATGGGACAGCTGTGGGCACCGTGGTGGCCAGTGGCCCAGGCATCGCTCATGCGCGCGCAGGCGTTTTGTCGCAGCGTGGTCGCGCTCGCCGCCAGCGAATCTCCTGATTCACCGGCGCCCCTCGCCTGA
- the aat gene encoding leucyl/phenylalanyl-tRNA--protein transferase yields MSHTLPWLTSPNDFPAPGASWGPGSPAPGLLAAGGALDLRYLYRAYAQGTFPWFSDGQPILWWSPDPRMVLPLAGFRLHRSLKKTLQRFRTAPACEVRVDHDFSAVIHTCAGTPRAGQGGTWIVPEMVRAYEELHAAGHAHSVETWVDGRLLGGLYCVAFGRAVFGESMFAHATDASKIALAALVGLCRRGGVQLIDCQQNTRHLASLGAHEIPRAQFLRHVEQARQLPGPRWQFDPQDWNAVLDPAAHALPWENGLPIKTPP; encoded by the coding sequence GTGTCGCACACCCTCCCCTGGCTGACCTCGCCCAACGACTTTCCCGCGCCCGGCGCGAGCTGGGGGCCGGGCTCCCCCGCGCCCGGCCTGCTGGCTGCGGGCGGCGCGCTGGATCTGCGCTACCTGTACCGCGCCTACGCGCAGGGCACCTTTCCGTGGTTCAGTGACGGCCAGCCCATCCTGTGGTGGAGCCCCGACCCGCGCATGGTGCTGCCGCTGGCTGGTTTTCGCCTGCACCGCTCCTTGAAGAAGACGCTGCAGCGCTTTCGCACCGCGCCAGCTTGCGAGGTGCGTGTGGACCACGACTTCTCCGCCGTCATCCACACCTGCGCCGGCACGCCGCGCGCCGGCCAGGGGGGCACCTGGATCGTGCCCGAGATGGTGCGGGCGTATGAGGAGCTGCACGCCGCCGGCCACGCGCACAGCGTGGAGACCTGGGTGGACGGGCGCCTGCTGGGCGGGCTGTACTGCGTGGCGTTCGGCCGCGCGGTGTTTGGCGAATCCATGTTCGCGCACGCCACCGATGCTTCAAAGATCGCTCTGGCGGCACTGGTGGGACTGTGCCGGCGCGGCGGCGTGCAGCTCATCGACTGCCAGCAAAACACGCGCCACCTGGCCTCGCTGGGCGCGCACGAAATCCCGCGCGCGCAGTTCCTGCGGCACGTCGAGCAGGCCCGCCAGCTGCCGGGGCCGCGCTGGCAGTTCGACCCGCAGGACTGGAATGCGGTGCTGGACCCAGCCGCCCATGCCCTGCCCTGGGAAAACGGCCTGCCGATCAAGACCCCGCCGTGA
- the pncA gene encoding bifunctional nicotinamidase/pyrazinamidase: protein MNDSTALLIVDAQYGFMPGGGLPVADGDAIVPVINRIAPRFANVVLTQDWHPADHVSFAANHPGRAPFETITLPYGEQVLWPVHCVQGTRDAALHDDLRVDHAQLVIRKGFRQGIDSYSAFVEADRRTTTGLAAYLHARGIRSVVLCGLATDYCVAWSALDARAAGLEATVVEDACRAIDLNGSLARAWADMAAAGVRRIMSEQLA, encoded by the coding sequence ATGAACGACTCCACTGCCTTGCTGATCGTCGATGCGCAATATGGCTTCATGCCCGGTGGCGGGTTGCCGGTGGCGGACGGCGACGCCATCGTGCCGGTCATCAACCGCATCGCGCCGCGCTTTGCCAACGTGGTGCTGACGCAGGACTGGCACCCGGCCGACCACGTCTCTTTCGCCGCCAACCATCCGGGCCGCGCGCCGTTCGAGACCATCACGTTGCCCTACGGCGAGCAGGTGCTGTGGCCGGTGCACTGCGTGCAGGGCACGCGCGACGCGGCGCTGCACGACGACCTGCGCGTCGACCACGCGCAACTGGTCATCCGCAAGGGCTTCCGGCAGGGCATCGACAGCTACTCGGCTTTCGTCGAGGCCGACCGCCGCACGACCACCGGGTTGGCGGCGTACCTGCACGCGCGCGGCATTCGCAGCGTCGTGCTGTGCGGGCTGGCGACCGACTACTGCGTGGCCTGGAGCGCGCTGGACGCCCGCGCCGCCGGGCTGGAGGCCACCGTCGTCGAGGACGCCTGTCGCGCTATTGACTTGAATGGCTCGCTGGCCCGCGCCTGGGCCGACATGGCGGCCGCCGGCGTGCGGCGCATCATGTCGGAGCAGCTCGCCTGA
- the trpB gene encoding tryptophan synthase subunit beta translates to MSQQPTFAPMPDATGFFGPYGGQLVPPHLKQAMDDINAAYAEITQRQDFQDELAQLFADYVGRPSPIFHARRLSDQLGGAQIHLKREDLNHTGAHKINHCLGEALLARFMGKKKVIAETGAGQHGVALATACALVGIPCEIHMGQVDIEKEHPNVTKMRILGTKLVPVTRGAATLKEAVDSAFEEYLNNPEEYLYAIGSVVGPHPFPMMVRDFQSIVGREAREQFQARHSRLPHYVAACVGGGSNAMGIFTAFLNDQDVKLVGVEPAGEGTAKAGRHAATLTMGKPGEIHGMKCYVLEDSPGVPSAVHSIASGLDYPGIGPQHSYLKDIGRVQYEIADDQQTLDAFMRLSRVEGIIPALESAHAVAWAMRVAPTLPKDQHILVNLSGRGDKDADYVAKVLGI, encoded by the coding sequence ATGAGCCAACAGCCCACGTTCGCCCCCATGCCCGACGCCACCGGTTTCTTCGGCCCCTACGGCGGCCAGCTGGTGCCGCCGCACCTGAAGCAGGCGATGGACGACATCAACGCCGCCTACGCCGAGATCACCCAGCGCCAAGATTTTCAGGACGAGCTGGCGCAGCTGTTCGCCGACTACGTGGGCCGGCCCAGCCCCATCTTCCACGCCCGGCGCCTGTCGGACCAGCTGGGCGGAGCGCAGATCCACCTCAAGCGCGAGGACCTGAACCACACCGGCGCGCACAAGATCAACCACTGCCTGGGCGAGGCGCTGCTGGCCAGGTTCATGGGCAAGAAGAAGGTGATTGCCGAGACCGGCGCCGGCCAGCATGGCGTGGCCCTGGCCACGGCCTGCGCGCTGGTGGGCATCCCCTGCGAGATCCACATGGGCCAGGTGGACATCGAAAAGGAACACCCCAACGTCACCAAGATGCGCATCCTGGGCACCAAGCTGGTGCCGGTGACGCGCGGCGCGGCGACGCTGAAAGAAGCCGTGGACAGCGCCTTCGAGGAGTACCTGAACAACCCCGAGGAGTACCTGTACGCCATCGGCTCGGTGGTCGGCCCGCACCCGTTCCCGATGATGGTGCGCGACTTCCAGAGCATCGTCGGGCGCGAGGCGCGCGAGCAGTTCCAGGCGCGCCACAGCCGCCTGCCGCACTACGTCGCGGCCTGCGTCGGCGGCGGCTCCAATGCCATGGGCATCTTCACCGCGTTCCTGAATGATCAGGATGTGAAGCTGGTCGGCGTCGAGCCCGCCGGCGAGGGCACGGCCAAGGCCGGCCGCCACGCCGCCACCCTCACCATGGGCAAGCCCGGCGAGATCCACGGCATGAAGTGCTACGTGCTGGAGGACTCGCCCGGCGTGCCATCCGCCGTGCACAGCATCGCCTCGGGCCTGGACTACCCCGGCATCGGCCCGCAGCACAGCTATCTGAAGGACATCGGCCGCGTGCAGTACGAGATCGCCGACGACCAGCAGACGCTGGATGCCTTCATGCGTCTGTCGCGCGTGGAGGGCATCATCCCGGCGCTGGAGAGCGCCCACGCCGTCGCCTGGGCCATGCGCGTGGCACCGACCTTGCCCAAGGACCAGCACATCCTGGTCAACCTGTCGGGGCGCGGCGACAAGGACGCGGATTACGTGGCCAAGGTACTGGGGATCTGA
- a CDS encoding SDR family NAD(P)-dependent oxidoreductase, which translates to MALHWKHGAPRTVFITGGGSGKGREFALLLAREGASVAIFNRRLAPQVEGELRAAAAPGGQQRFASYAADVADEAALSDAFAQAQQDVGAPDLVVNSAGILVSAPFPDLAASDFARVVQINLVGSRNTAAVAVRHLRPGGHLVLVASLAGLVGNYGYAAYGASKFGVVGLARALDLDLLPLGIDVSVCCPGVIHTPMVAHEQQVEHPTTRLLAEMPGVMEVGPACRGLLRGIARRRFLIKVGFKARATAWLTQHLPGLMRVMSRAIVRRSLG; encoded by the coding sequence ATGGCCCTGCACTGGAAACACGGCGCGCCGCGCACGGTGTTCATCACTGGCGGCGGCAGCGGCAAAGGCCGCGAGTTCGCCCTGCTGCTGGCGCGAGAAGGCGCCAGCGTCGCCATCTTCAACCGGCGCCTGGCGCCGCAGGTGGAGGGTGAGCTGCGCGCCGCTGCTGCGCCGGGCGGGCAGCAGCGCTTTGCCAGCTACGCCGCCGACGTGGCCGACGAGGCGGCCCTGAGCGATGCCTTTGCCCAGGCGCAGCAGGACGTCGGCGCGCCCGATCTGGTCGTCAACTCGGCCGGCATCCTCGTCTCCGCGCCCTTCCCTGACCTGGCCGCCAGCGACTTCGCCCGCGTGGTGCAGATCAACCTGGTCGGCTCGCGCAACACGGCCGCCGTCGCCGTGCGCCACCTGCGCCCCGGCGGGCACCTGGTGCTGGTGGCGTCGCTGGCGGGGCTGGTGGGCAACTATGGCTACGCCGCCTATGGAGCTTCCAAGTTCGGCGTGGTGGGCCTGGCGCGTGCGCTGGACCTGGACCTGCTGCCGCTGGGAATCGACGTCAGCGTCTGCTGCCCCGGCGTCATCCACACGCCCATGGTGGCGCATGAGCAGCAGGTCGAGCACCCCACGACCCGCCTGCTGGCGGAAATGCCGGGCGTCATGGAGGTCGGTCCGGCCTGCCGGGGCCTGCTGCGCGGCATCGCGCGGCGGCGCTTTCTCATCAAGGTGGGGTTCAAGGCGCGCGCCACCGCGTGGCTGACGCAGCACCTGCCGGGTCTGATGCGCGTGATGAGCCGCGCCATCGTGCGCCGCAGCCTGGGCTAA
- a CDS encoding GMC family oxidoreductase, with the protein MQTFDFIVIGGGPAGCAVAARLSETPGCQVALLEAGPDRRGLLGDNLALGALALGPRRSSNNYGLKTEPEAGLNGQRGYHPLGRGLGGGSSINTLMYMRGNRKDYDGWAAGGNPGWDWDGVLPYFRKSENNQTFRDDPLHGTGGPMWVEELRSANPFQDLCIQACEESGIRHNPDLNGASQEGVRRTQVFMKNGVRYGTAKAYVHPLLGVRENFHLLCDTQCTRIVFDGQRAVGVEIEQRGQRRELRATREVIVAGGGILSAKLLQLSGVGDPDWLGPLGIRVVQALPAVGRHLQDHVDVILGFHIPADPDLVAHWPITARRLRTAWPEWKQHGTGPCATNFAEVTGFMSLSPDSPMPEIQYEFVVALAMNHGRDVFTKHGLSVHVLLLHPKSRGTVRLASRDPRAAPQVQFNYFSEREDLHTMVRGLKRTHAIVMQSRALGTLVRRDLRTAQCKSDADWEQFARRVAGTNYHPVGSCRMGPDARDAVVDARLRVHGLQGLRVVDSSIMPAIVGGNTMAPSIMIGEKGADMIKQDWGMAGHAQAVVAAPAATAATASLMG; encoded by the coding sequence ATGCAGACCTTCGATTTCATCGTGATCGGCGGCGGCCCGGCCGGATGCGCCGTGGCCGCGCGCCTGAGCGAGACACCCGGCTGCCAGGTGGCCCTGCTGGAGGCCGGTCCCGACCGGCGCGGGCTGCTGGGCGACAACCTGGCGCTGGGCGCGCTGGCGCTGGGCCCGCGCAGGAGCAGCAACAACTACGGCCTGAAGACCGAGCCCGAAGCCGGCCTGAACGGCCAGCGCGGCTACCACCCGCTGGGCCGGGGGCTGGGGGGCGGCTCCAGCATCAACACGCTGATGTACATGCGCGGCAACCGCAAGGACTACGACGGCTGGGCGGCCGGGGGCAACCCCGGCTGGGATTGGGACGGGGTGCTGCCGTATTTCAGGAAGTCCGAGAACAACCAGACCTTTCGCGACGACCCGTTGCACGGCACGGGCGGCCCCATGTGGGTGGAAGAACTGCGCAGCGCCAACCCGTTTCAGGACCTGTGCATCCAGGCCTGCGAGGAGTCCGGCATCCGCCACAACCCGGACCTGAACGGCGCCAGCCAGGAGGGCGTGCGCCGCACCCAGGTCTTCATGAAGAACGGCGTGCGCTACGGCACGGCCAAAGCGTACGTGCACCCGCTGCTGGGCGTGCGCGAGAACTTCCACCTGCTGTGCGACACGCAATGCACGCGCATCGTGTTCGACGGCCAGCGCGCCGTGGGGGTGGAGATCGAGCAGCGCGGCCAGCGCCGCGAGCTGCGCGCCACCAGGGAGGTGATCGTCGCCGGCGGCGGCATCCTGTCGGCCAAGCTGCTGCAGCTGTCGGGCGTGGGCGACCCGGACTGGCTCGGCCCTCTGGGCATCCGTGTGGTGCAGGCGCTGCCGGCCGTGGGCAGGCATCTGCAGGACCATGTGGACGTGATCCTGGGCTTTCACATCCCGGCGGACCCGGATCTGGTGGCGCACTGGCCCATCACCGCGCGCCGGCTGCGCACCGCCTGGCCCGAATGGAAGCAGCACGGCACCGGCCCGTGCGCGACCAACTTCGCCGAGGTCACGGGCTTCATGAGCCTGTCGCCCGACTCGCCCATGCCCGAGATCCAGTATGAGTTCGTCGTCGCCCTGGCCATGAACCACGGGCGCGACGTGTTCACCAAGCACGGCCTGTCGGTACATGTGCTGCTGCTGCATCCCAAGAGCCGCGGCACGGTGCGCCTGGCCAGCCGCGACCCCCGCGCTGCGCCGCAGGTGCAATTCAACTATTTCAGCGAGCGCGAGGACCTGCACACCATGGTGCGGGGCCTGAAGCGCACGCACGCCATCGTGATGCAAAGCCGCGCTCTGGGTACCCTGGTGCGGCGCGACCTGCGCACCGCGCAGTGCAAAAGCGATGCCGACTGGGAGCAGTTCGCCCGCCGCGTCGCCGGCACCAACTACCACCCGGTGGGCAGTTGCCGCATGGGGCCCGATGCGCGCGATGCGGTCGTCGATGCGCGCCTGCGCGTGCACGGCCTGCAGGGCCTGCGCGTGGTGGACAGCTCCATCATGCCGGCCATCGTGGGTGGCAACACCATGGCGCCGTCCATCATGATTGGCGAGAAGGGGGCGGACATGATCAAGCAGGATTGGGGCATGGCCGGGCACGCGCAGGCTGTCGTGGCGGCCCCTGCGGCCACAGCGGCGACCGCCAGCTTGATGGGATGA